Proteins encoded together in one Accipiter gentilis chromosome 16, bAccGen1.1, whole genome shotgun sequence window:
- the LOC126046744 gene encoding dynactin subunit 2-like isoform X1 has protein sequence MADPKYSDLPGIARNEPDVYETSDVSEDDQANFEAEELTSTSVEHIIINPNAAYEKFRDKRLSTEGVDFSDCISKPRTTGYKSGEHGILGKGLGAKETPQQRYQRLQHEVQELVREVEQIQSTVKEVVKEELTPVALARQVEGLKQQLVSSHLEKLLGPAAAIDFADPESALAKHLLQQLEVVRCSKVAAGKTPDKAPVPTGDAVTLELYWQPEQDHFAQTAKITELEKRLAQLEAMVLCEPDSQNPLLVGLKGTSLVETVQVLQAKVNILDVAVLDQVGTRLQSVLGKMNEIAEHKATVQDANTQSKIHQIYETMQHWDPVASTLPDVVQRLVTLRDLQEQVRAGPHALGHHAAGDSGCSQGQHHAAGGGPADNEGKPGCHRGQLCGHRCPRQAAAEVTAPWRHPRTKHPCRRHGPATLWESLPPQAGTSPCLYYTMALVPCPAWGLEGSPHLSIPTSEWGVVVSL, from the exons ATGGCCGACCCCAAGTATTCCGACCTGCCCGGCATC GCCAGGAATGAACCTGACGTCTATGAGACCAGCGACGTGTCCGAGGACGACCAGGCCAACTTTGAGGCG GAGGAGCTCACCAGCACCAGTGTGGAGCACATCATCATTAATCCCAACGCCGCATACGAGAAGTTCCGGGACAAGCGCCTGAGCACCGAGGGAGTGG ATTTCTCCGATTGCATCAGCAAGCCCAGGACAACAGGCTACAAGTCTGGGGAGCATGGAATT CTTGGCAAGGGTCTTGGTGCCAAAGAGACGCCCCAGCAGCGGTACCAGCGGCTGCAGCACGAGGTGCAGGAGCTGGTTAGGGAGGTGGAGCAGATCCAG AGCACGGTGAAGGAGGTGGTGAAGGAGGAGCTGACGCCcgtggccttggccaggcaggtcGAGGGCCTGAAGCAGCAGCTGGTCTCCAGCCACCTAGAGAAGCTGCTGGGCCCTGCTGCAGCCATAGACTTTGCAGATCCCGAAAGTGCCCTGGCCAA gcacctgctgcagcagctggaggtggtGAGGTGCAGCAAGGTGGCAGCAGGGAAGACCCCTGACAAAGCCCCAGTGCCCACCGGAGACGCTGTCACCCTTGAGCTGTACTGGCAACCGGAGCAGGACCACTTTGCCCAGACTGCCAAG ATCACAGAGCTGGAAAAGCGGCTGGCGCAGCTGGAGGCGATGGTGCTGTGTGAGCCTGACAGCCAG AACCCGCTGTTGGTGGGGCTGAAGGGCACCAGCCTCGTG GAGACCGTGCAGGTCCTGCAGGCCAAAGTGAACATCCTGGACGTGGCCGTGCTGGACCAAGTGGGGACCCGGCTGCAG AGCGTCCTGGGGAAGATGAATGAAATTGCCGAGCACAAAGCAACCGTGCAAGATGCCAACACCCAGAGCAAG ATCCACCAGATCTATGAGACGATGCAGCACTGGGACCCCGTGGCCAGCACCTTGCCTGATGTTGTGCAGAGGCTGGTGACCCTCAGGGACCTGCAAGAGCAAG TTCGGGCAGGTCCTCATGCACTTGGACACCATGCAGCAGGAGATAGTGGGTGCTCTCAAGGCCAACACCATGCTGCTGGCGGAG GCCCAGCAGACAATGAAGGAAAACCTGGCTGTCATAGAGGACAGCTTTGTGGACATAGATGCCCGCGTCAAGCGGCTGCAGAAGTGACAGCACCCTGGAGACACCCTCGCACCAAGCATCCCTGCCGCCGCCACGGCCCTGCGACCCTCTGGGAATCTCTCCCTCCCCAAGCAGGTACCAGCCCCTGCTTGTATTATACTATGGCTCTGGTCCCCTGCCCAGcatgggggctggaggggtctcCACACCTCTCCATTCCCACATCGgagtggggggtggtggtgtctctGTAG
- the LOC126046744 gene encoding dynactin subunit 2-like isoform X4 — MELVSRSSCSIAFPRKKVRLTGLWFPGSSFLPCLKLGKGLGAKETPQQRYQRLQHEVQELVREVEQIQSTVKEVVKEELTPVALARQVEGLKQQLVSSHLEKLLGPAAAIDFADPESALAKHLLQQLEVVRCSKVAAGKTPDKAPVPTGDAVTLELYWQPEQDHFAQTAKITELEKRLAQLEAMVLCEPDSQNPLLVGLKGTSLVETVQVLQAKVNILDVAVLDQVGTRLQSVLGKMNEIAEHKATVQDANTQSKIHQIYETMQHWDPVASTLPDVVQRLVTLRDLQEQVRAGPHALGHHAAGDSGCSQGQHHAAGGGPADNEGKPGCHRGQLCGHRCPRQAAAEVTAPWRHPRTKHPCRRHGPATLWESLPPQAGTSPCLYYTMALVPCPAWGLEGSPHLSIPTSEWGVVVSL, encoded by the exons ATGGAATT GGTTTCCAGGAGTAGCTGCTCCATTGCCTTCCCAAGGAAGAAGGTGAGGCTGACCGGCCTGtggttccctgggtcctccttcttgccctgcTTGAAG CTTGGCAAGGGTCTTGGTGCCAAAGAGACGCCCCAGCAGCGGTACCAGCGGCTGCAGCACGAGGTGCAGGAGCTGGTTAGGGAGGTGGAGCAGATCCAG AGCACGGTGAAGGAGGTGGTGAAGGAGGAGCTGACGCCcgtggccttggccaggcaggtcGAGGGCCTGAAGCAGCAGCTGGTCTCCAGCCACCTAGAGAAGCTGCTGGGCCCTGCTGCAGCCATAGACTTTGCAGATCCCGAAAGTGCCCTGGCCAA gcacctgctgcagcagctggaggtggtGAGGTGCAGCAAGGTGGCAGCAGGGAAGACCCCTGACAAAGCCCCAGTGCCCACCGGAGACGCTGTCACCCTTGAGCTGTACTGGCAACCGGAGCAGGACCACTTTGCCCAGACTGCCAAG ATCACAGAGCTGGAAAAGCGGCTGGCGCAGCTGGAGGCGATGGTGCTGTGTGAGCCTGACAGCCAG AACCCGCTGTTGGTGGGGCTGAAGGGCACCAGCCTCGTG GAGACCGTGCAGGTCCTGCAGGCCAAAGTGAACATCCTGGACGTGGCCGTGCTGGACCAAGTGGGGACCCGGCTGCAG AGCGTCCTGGGGAAGATGAATGAAATTGCCGAGCACAAAGCAACCGTGCAAGATGCCAACACCCAGAGCAAG ATCCACCAGATCTATGAGACGATGCAGCACTGGGACCCCGTGGCCAGCACCTTGCCTGATGTTGTGCAGAGGCTGGTGACCCTCAGGGACCTGCAAGAGCAAG TTCGGGCAGGTCCTCATGCACTTGGACACCATGCAGCAGGAGATAGTGGGTGCTCTCAAGGCCAACACCATGCTGCTGGCGGAG GCCCAGCAGACAATGAAGGAAAACCTGGCTGTCATAGAGGACAGCTTTGTGGACATAGATGCCCGCGTCAAGCGGCTGCAGAAGTGACAGCACCCTGGAGACACCCTCGCACCAAGCATCCCTGCCGCCGCCACGGCCCTGCGACCCTCTGGGAATCTCTCCCTCCCCAAGCAGGTACCAGCCCCTGCTTGTATTATACTATGGCTCTGGTCCCCTGCCCAGcatgggggctggaggggtctcCACACCTCTCCATTCCCACATCGgagtggggggtggtggtgtctctGTAG
- the LOC126046744 gene encoding dynactin subunit 2-like isoform X2, which produces MADPKYSDLPGIARNEPDVYETSDVSEDDQANFEAEELTSTSVEHIIINPNAAYEKFRDKRLSTEGVDFSDCISKPRTTGYKSGEHGILGKGLGAKETPQQRYQRLQHEVQELVREVEQIQSTVKEVVKEELTPVALARQVEGLKQQLVSSHLEKLLGPAAAIDFADPESALAKHLLQQLEVVRCSKVAAGKTPDKAPVPTGDAVTLELYWQPEQDHFAQTAKITELEKRLAQLEAMVLCEPDSQNPLLVGLKGTSLVETVQVLQAKVNILDVAVLDQVGTRLQSVLGKMNEIAEHKATVQDANTQSKIHQIYETMQHWDPVASTLPDVVQRLVTLRDLQEQVRAGPHALGHHAAGDSGCSQGQHHAAGGGPADNEGKPGCHRGQLCGHRCPRQAAAEVTAPWRHPRTKHPCRRHGPATLWESLPPQAV; this is translated from the exons ATGGCCGACCCCAAGTATTCCGACCTGCCCGGCATC GCCAGGAATGAACCTGACGTCTATGAGACCAGCGACGTGTCCGAGGACGACCAGGCCAACTTTGAGGCG GAGGAGCTCACCAGCACCAGTGTGGAGCACATCATCATTAATCCCAACGCCGCATACGAGAAGTTCCGGGACAAGCGCCTGAGCACCGAGGGAGTGG ATTTCTCCGATTGCATCAGCAAGCCCAGGACAACAGGCTACAAGTCTGGGGAGCATGGAATT CTTGGCAAGGGTCTTGGTGCCAAAGAGACGCCCCAGCAGCGGTACCAGCGGCTGCAGCACGAGGTGCAGGAGCTGGTTAGGGAGGTGGAGCAGATCCAG AGCACGGTGAAGGAGGTGGTGAAGGAGGAGCTGACGCCcgtggccttggccaggcaggtcGAGGGCCTGAAGCAGCAGCTGGTCTCCAGCCACCTAGAGAAGCTGCTGGGCCCTGCTGCAGCCATAGACTTTGCAGATCCCGAAAGTGCCCTGGCCAA gcacctgctgcagcagctggaggtggtGAGGTGCAGCAAGGTGGCAGCAGGGAAGACCCCTGACAAAGCCCCAGTGCCCACCGGAGACGCTGTCACCCTTGAGCTGTACTGGCAACCGGAGCAGGACCACTTTGCCCAGACTGCCAAG ATCACAGAGCTGGAAAAGCGGCTGGCGCAGCTGGAGGCGATGGTGCTGTGTGAGCCTGACAGCCAG AACCCGCTGTTGGTGGGGCTGAAGGGCACCAGCCTCGTG GAGACCGTGCAGGTCCTGCAGGCCAAAGTGAACATCCTGGACGTGGCCGTGCTGGACCAAGTGGGGACCCGGCTGCAG AGCGTCCTGGGGAAGATGAATGAAATTGCCGAGCACAAAGCAACCGTGCAAGATGCCAACACCCAGAGCAAG ATCCACCAGATCTATGAGACGATGCAGCACTGGGACCCCGTGGCCAGCACCTTGCCTGATGTTGTGCAGAGGCTGGTGACCCTCAGGGACCTGCAAGAGCAAG TTCGGGCAGGTCCTCATGCACTTGGACACCATGCAGCAGGAGATAGTGGGTGCTCTCAAGGCCAACACCATGCTGCTGGCGGAG GCCCAGCAGACAATGAAGGAAAACCTGGCTGTCATAGAGGACAGCTTTGTGGACATAGATGCCCGCGTCAAGCGGCTGCAGAAGTGACAGCACCCTGGAGACACCCTCGCACCAAGCATCCCTGCCGCCGCCACGGCCCTGCGACCCTCTGGGAATCTCTCCCTCCCCAAGCAG TTTGA
- the LOC126046744 gene encoding dynactin subunit 2-like isoform X5 encodes MADPKYSDLPGIARNEPDVYETSDVSEDDQANFEAEELTSTSVEHIIINPNAAYEKFRDKRLSTEGVDFSDCISKPRTTGYKSGEHGILGKGLGAKETPQQRYQRLQHEVQELVREVEQIQSTVKEVVKEELTPVALARQVEGLKQQLVSSHLEKLLGPAAAIDFADPESALAKHLLQQLEVVRCSKVAAGKTPDKAPVPTGDAVTLELYWQPEQDHFAQTAKITELEKRLAQLEAMVLCEPDSQNPLLVGLKGTSLVETVQVLQAKVNILDVAVLDQVGTRLQSVLGKMNEIAEHKATVQDANTQSKIHQIYETMQHWDPVASTLPDVVQRLVTLRDLQEQATQFGQVLMHLDTMQQEIVGALKANTMLLAEAQQTMKENLAVIEDSFVDIDARVKRLQK; translated from the exons ATGGCCGACCCCAAGTATTCCGACCTGCCCGGCATC GCCAGGAATGAACCTGACGTCTATGAGACCAGCGACGTGTCCGAGGACGACCAGGCCAACTTTGAGGCG GAGGAGCTCACCAGCACCAGTGTGGAGCACATCATCATTAATCCCAACGCCGCATACGAGAAGTTCCGGGACAAGCGCCTGAGCACCGAGGGAGTGG ATTTCTCCGATTGCATCAGCAAGCCCAGGACAACAGGCTACAAGTCTGGGGAGCATGGAATT CTTGGCAAGGGTCTTGGTGCCAAAGAGACGCCCCAGCAGCGGTACCAGCGGCTGCAGCACGAGGTGCAGGAGCTGGTTAGGGAGGTGGAGCAGATCCAG AGCACGGTGAAGGAGGTGGTGAAGGAGGAGCTGACGCCcgtggccttggccaggcaggtcGAGGGCCTGAAGCAGCAGCTGGTCTCCAGCCACCTAGAGAAGCTGCTGGGCCCTGCTGCAGCCATAGACTTTGCAGATCCCGAAAGTGCCCTGGCCAA gcacctgctgcagcagctggaggtggtGAGGTGCAGCAAGGTGGCAGCAGGGAAGACCCCTGACAAAGCCCCAGTGCCCACCGGAGACGCTGTCACCCTTGAGCTGTACTGGCAACCGGAGCAGGACCACTTTGCCCAGACTGCCAAG ATCACAGAGCTGGAAAAGCGGCTGGCGCAGCTGGAGGCGATGGTGCTGTGTGAGCCTGACAGCCAG AACCCGCTGTTGGTGGGGCTGAAGGGCACCAGCCTCGTG GAGACCGTGCAGGTCCTGCAGGCCAAAGTGAACATCCTGGACGTGGCCGTGCTGGACCAAGTGGGGACCCGGCTGCAG AGCGTCCTGGGGAAGATGAATGAAATTGCCGAGCACAAAGCAACCGTGCAAGATGCCAACACCCAGAGCAAG ATCCACCAGATCTATGAGACGATGCAGCACTGGGACCCCGTGGCCAGCACCTTGCCTGATGTTGTGCAGAGGCTGGTGACCCTCAGGGACCTGCAAGAGCAAG ccACACAGTTCGGGCAGGTCCTCATGCACTTGGACACCATGCAGCAGGAGATAGTGGGTGCTCTCAAGGCCAACACCATGCTGCTGGCGGAG GCCCAGCAGACAATGAAGGAAAACCTGGCTGTCATAGAGGACAGCTTTGTGGACATAGATGCCCGCGTCAAGCGGCTGCAGAAGTGA
- the LOC126046744 gene encoding dynactin subunit 2-like isoform X3: MFFLSFMSLERVSRSSCSIAFPRKKVRLTGLWFPGSSFLPCLKLGKGLGAKETPQQRYQRLQHEVQELVREVEQIQSTVKEVVKEELTPVALARQVEGLKQQLVSSHLEKLLGPAAAIDFADPESALAKHLLQQLEVVRCSKVAAGKTPDKAPVPTGDAVTLELYWQPEQDHFAQTAKITELEKRLAQLEAMVLCEPDSQNPLLVGLKGTSLVETVQVLQAKVNILDVAVLDQVGTRLQSVLGKMNEIAEHKATVQDANTQSKIHQIYETMQHWDPVASTLPDVVQRLVTLRDLQEQVRAGPHALGHHAAGDSGCSQGQHHAAGGGPADNEGKPGCHRGQLCGHRCPRQAAAEVTAPWRHPRTKHPCRRHGPATLWESLPPQAGTSPCLYYTMALVPCPAWGLEGSPHLSIPTSEWGVVVSL, from the exons atgttttttctgtcATTCATGTCCCTGGAAAGGGTTTCCAGGAGTAGCTGCTCCATTGCCTTCCCAAGGAAGAAGGTGAGGCTGACCGGCCTGtggttccctgggtcctccttcttgccctgcTTGAAG CTTGGCAAGGGTCTTGGTGCCAAAGAGACGCCCCAGCAGCGGTACCAGCGGCTGCAGCACGAGGTGCAGGAGCTGGTTAGGGAGGTGGAGCAGATCCAG AGCACGGTGAAGGAGGTGGTGAAGGAGGAGCTGACGCCcgtggccttggccaggcaggtcGAGGGCCTGAAGCAGCAGCTGGTCTCCAGCCACCTAGAGAAGCTGCTGGGCCCTGCTGCAGCCATAGACTTTGCAGATCCCGAAAGTGCCCTGGCCAA gcacctgctgcagcagctggaggtggtGAGGTGCAGCAAGGTGGCAGCAGGGAAGACCCCTGACAAAGCCCCAGTGCCCACCGGAGACGCTGTCACCCTTGAGCTGTACTGGCAACCGGAGCAGGACCACTTTGCCCAGACTGCCAAG ATCACAGAGCTGGAAAAGCGGCTGGCGCAGCTGGAGGCGATGGTGCTGTGTGAGCCTGACAGCCAG AACCCGCTGTTGGTGGGGCTGAAGGGCACCAGCCTCGTG GAGACCGTGCAGGTCCTGCAGGCCAAAGTGAACATCCTGGACGTGGCCGTGCTGGACCAAGTGGGGACCCGGCTGCAG AGCGTCCTGGGGAAGATGAATGAAATTGCCGAGCACAAAGCAACCGTGCAAGATGCCAACACCCAGAGCAAG ATCCACCAGATCTATGAGACGATGCAGCACTGGGACCCCGTGGCCAGCACCTTGCCTGATGTTGTGCAGAGGCTGGTGACCCTCAGGGACCTGCAAGAGCAAG TTCGGGCAGGTCCTCATGCACTTGGACACCATGCAGCAGGAGATAGTGGGTGCTCTCAAGGCCAACACCATGCTGCTGGCGGAG GCCCAGCAGACAATGAAGGAAAACCTGGCTGTCATAGAGGACAGCTTTGTGGACATAGATGCCCGCGTCAAGCGGCTGCAGAAGTGACAGCACCCTGGAGACACCCTCGCACCAAGCATCCCTGCCGCCGCCACGGCCCTGCGACCCTCTGGGAATCTCTCCCTCCCCAAGCAGGTACCAGCCCCTGCTTGTATTATACTATGGCTCTGGTCCCCTGCCCAGcatgggggctggaggggtctcCACACCTCTCCATTCCCACATCGgagtggggggtggtggtgtctctGTAG